From Amphritea atlantica, a single genomic window includes:
- a CDS encoding NADP-dependent oxidoreductase — protein MHAISIHQFGGLNELIYNKQPRPQLNPGEVLVKTAAAGVNPIDWKTCSGNGASGFIEEFPFIPGWEFSGVVTDPGDTGFKEGDAVFGMIRFPQPAGCYAEYIAAPAEQISHLPDAVDLIMAGGLATASLTAWQALFDKGGLEAGQQVLVLGAAGGVGHLAVQLARWAGAHVTGTASLHNHEFLAELGCEHPIDYHNQSLNEYANSMDLIIDCVGGETGISALPCLKPEGVLVTLPSVTKEQVIAAGAAQRRRVEPILCQPSAEQLNKIAELVADEQLKLHIGETFPLEKADEAFELSQSGHVCGKLILTFDGQE, from the coding sequence ATGCATGCTATCTCGATACATCAGTTTGGTGGCCTTAATGAGCTAATTTACAATAAACAACCCAGACCTCAGCTGAACCCGGGAGAGGTACTGGTGAAAACCGCTGCCGCCGGTGTTAACCCGATCGACTGGAAAACCTGCTCCGGTAATGGTGCCAGCGGCTTTATAGAAGAGTTTCCGTTTATTCCCGGCTGGGAGTTTTCGGGTGTTGTAACGGATCCCGGCGATACCGGTTTTAAAGAAGGTGATGCGGTCTTCGGTATGATCCGCTTTCCTCAGCCTGCTGGCTGCTATGCGGAATACATCGCCGCACCGGCAGAACAGATCTCCCATCTTCCGGATGCTGTCGACCTGATCATGGCCGGAGGCCTGGCCACAGCGAGTCTGACCGCCTGGCAGGCCCTGTTCGATAAAGGCGGATTAGAAGCGGGTCAGCAAGTTCTGGTGCTGGGAGCCGCCGGTGGTGTCGGTCATCTGGCGGTTCAGCTAGCCCGCTGGGCAGGGGCGCACGTTACCGGGACGGCCTCGCTCCACAATCATGAATTTCTTGCTGAACTGGGCTGCGAACACCCCATCGACTATCACAACCAGAGCCTCAATGAGTATGCCAACTCGATGGATCTGATTATCGACTGTGTCGGCGGTGAAACCGGTATCAGCGCGCTTCCCTGCCTTAAACCTGAGGGCGTTCTGGTGACCCTGCCATCGGTGACCAAAGAGCAGGTGATCGCTGCCGGAGCTGCACAGCGACGTCGGGTTGAGCCAATTCTCTGTCAACCCTCAGCAGAACAGTTAAATAAGATCGCCGAACTGGTCGCCGATGAGCAGCTCAAACTGCATATCGGCGAAACATTTCCGCTGGAGAAGGCCGACGAAGCATTCGAACTGAGTCAGAGCGGCCATGTCTGCGGGAAGCTGATCCTGACCTTTGATGGCCAGGAGTAA
- a CDS encoding chemotaxis protein CheW, translated as MEQQNITTASEAGPQDSYDLRHGFRVGFLQLLLQSQTRSELHRCERLCSIPDTPDWFVGFINHRGDAVPVYDLAASLGLGITDPKMGWLLLLDAQPATAAVLLQETPQGITNPDVADAAPYPELVDGICSGQYLYRNSIWFEFDHRAYFSRQKQRFIKTDSAIPA; from the coding sequence ATGGAACAGCAGAATATAACCACGGCCAGTGAGGCCGGGCCTCAGGATAGTTATGACCTTCGTCATGGATTCCGGGTAGGTTTTTTGCAGTTATTGCTGCAATCACAGACCCGTTCTGAGTTGCACCGGTGTGAGCGGTTGTGCTCCATTCCCGATACCCCGGACTGGTTTGTCGGGTTTATCAATCATCGGGGAGATGCTGTTCCTGTATATGACCTTGCTGCTTCTTTAGGGCTGGGTATCACCGATCCGAAAATGGGATGGTTACTGCTTCTGGATGCGCAGCCTGCTACCGCTGCAGTACTGTTGCAGGAAACGCCTCAGGGAATCACTAACCCTGATGTAGCCGACGCGGCTCCTTATCCTGAACTTGTGGATGGGATCTGCAGTGGTCAGTATCTCTATCGTAACTCCATCTGGTTTGAGTTCGATCATCGGGCCTATTTTTCCAGGCAGAAACAGCGCTTTATCAAGACAGATTCCGCTATCCCGGCCTGA
- a CDS encoding methyl-accepting chemotaxis protein: protein MTSFRQIKTDNSFQMWEFRNIRMPLKFAIAGVLMVIGLIFMGASYYQTIVIDERAEARSQEVNAFLLLAGNIDANITQARYYEKSFQIGNDLMQLMQFNRTMAAVDRDILKLQQYLETPEDQERVLKLQSVIDNYQDTLYDASEAAIVAGLTPEQGLSGEMRALLSSTGERVSGTRQPDLISSFSSLKNSINDYVFSAGQAVPKASVKLQIEVLKRQLQTAAAEQISQSRNALANITEAEQLFGQLSDALERRDSLFRLLPAIIVALDPHIIRIIKLADEQKADNSALQAEETLTMVSYFFFSMAMMIVAMAVAMSIIKFGVVDPVTKLQDTVNRVREGDVDARSQLESRDELGQFSLVLDTLLDEKELALETKEQENRQLNGSIIELIKSVFQISQRDLSVRVPVAEDVTGAIADSINQLTASIVTVLNDVNAVSLRVNNASVQVKSQSETVLTYASREQEEIVETLQGLDSAIKAMELISKLAVLTNNASQKAIKTSETAMSSVSQTIGSINKIRQTIHEAEKRIKRLGERSQEIGGIVGLINNISERTHVLSLNASMHAASAGEAGRGLMVVVDEVQRLAENSREATSEIESLVNNIQLETADTINVMNTVITDVVEGTRLAEEAGERMDETRATTQTLVESVVRIAQNSARQARVAKELRVRAGKIDETTLATNKEMLQQAELSDELVSAAQELQRSVSVFKLAAPTAS, encoded by the coding sequence ATGACTTCATTCAGGCAGATAAAAACCGATAACAGCTTTCAGATGTGGGAATTCCGTAATATACGGATGCCACTTAAGTTCGCGATTGCCGGCGTTCTGATGGTGATCGGCCTCATCTTTATGGGTGCTTCTTATTACCAGACCATTGTTATCGATGAGCGTGCAGAGGCGCGTTCTCAGGAGGTGAATGCATTCTTGCTGCTGGCGGGCAATATTGATGCGAATATCACTCAGGCTCGCTATTATGAGAAGAGCTTTCAGATCGGTAATGATCTGATGCAGTTGATGCAGTTTAACCGCACGATGGCGGCAGTGGATCGGGATATTCTTAAACTGCAGCAGTATCTCGAGACCCCTGAAGACCAGGAACGGGTGTTGAAGTTGCAGTCCGTTATCGATAACTACCAGGATACGCTTTACGATGCTTCCGAGGCGGCCATTGTCGCAGGTCTGACGCCTGAACAGGGACTTTCCGGGGAGATGAGAGCGTTGTTGTCGAGCACCGGTGAGCGAGTCTCCGGAACCCGTCAGCCTGACCTGATTAGTTCATTCAGCAGCTTGAAAAACAGCATCAATGATTATGTTTTCAGCGCCGGACAGGCGGTGCCTAAAGCTTCGGTTAAATTGCAGATTGAGGTGCTCAAGCGACAGCTGCAGACGGCGGCTGCTGAGCAGATATCGCAAAGCCGGAATGCTCTGGCCAATATCACTGAAGCTGAACAGCTTTTTGGACAGTTATCTGACGCCCTCGAGCGCAGAGATAGCCTGTTTCGTCTTTTACCCGCGATTATCGTAGCACTGGATCCGCACATTATCCGTATCATCAAGCTGGCGGATGAACAGAAAGCAGACAACAGCGCGTTACAGGCAGAAGAGACGCTCACGATGGTGAGTTACTTCTTTTTCTCGATGGCGATGATGATTGTGGCAATGGCTGTGGCGATGTCCATTATCAAGTTCGGCGTGGTCGACCCGGTAACTAAACTACAGGACACGGTAAACCGGGTGCGGGAGGGGGATGTTGATGCCCGCAGCCAGCTTGAATCGCGGGATGAGCTGGGACAGTTCAGTCTGGTATTGGATACCTTGCTGGATGAGAAGGAGCTGGCACTGGAAACTAAAGAGCAGGAAAACCGTCAGCTCAACGGCTCTATTATCGAGCTGATTAAAAGTGTATTCCAGATCAGTCAGCGGGATCTTAGCGTCAGGGTTCCGGTTGCGGAAGATGTAACCGGTGCGATCGCTGACTCGATCAACCAGCTGACAGCCTCGATTGTGACGGTACTGAACGATGTAAATGCCGTTTCCCTGCGGGTAAATAATGCATCTGTACAGGTGAAGTCTCAGTCTGAAACAGTACTGACCTACGCCAGCCGTGAACAGGAAGAGATTGTTGAAACCCTGCAGGGACTCGACTCAGCAATCAAGGCGATGGAATTGATCTCAAAACTGGCGGTACTGACGAATAACGCTTCGCAAAAGGCGATTAAAACCTCGGAAACGGCGATGAGCTCGGTATCTCAGACCATCGGCAGTATCAATAAGATCCGTCAGACCATTCATGAGGCGGAAAAACGGATTAAACGCCTGGGTGAACGTTCTCAGGAGATCGGCGGCATCGTCGGTCTGATCAACAACATCTCTGAGCGAACCCATGTGTTATCGTTGAATGCGAGTATGCACGCAGCCTCTGCCGGTGAAGCGGGACGGGGTCTGATGGTGGTGGTAGATGAAGTACAGCGTCTGGCGGAGAACTCCCGGGAAGCGACGTCAGAGATCGAGTCTCTGGTAAACAATATTCAGCTGGAAACAGCCGATACCATCAACGTTATGAATACCGTAATCACCGACGTGGTCGAGGGTACCCGTCTGGCAGAGGAAGCGGGTGAACGGATGGATGAAACCCGTGCTACGACACAGACGCTGGTTGAGTCCGTCGTGCGGATCGCGCAGAACTCAGCCCGGCAGGCCCGGGTAGCGAAAGAGCTGCGGGTACGTGCGGGTAAGATCGATGAAACCACCCTGGCAACCAACAAGGAGATGCTACAACAGGCTGAACTCTCTGATGAGCTGGTAAGTGCCGCGCAGGAGCTTCAGCGATCTGTAAGCGTGTTCAAGCTGGCGGCTCCGACCGCCTCCTGA
- a CDS encoding response regulator codes for MIRESITAAEQFLALLQRQIETQPNTGELIESLQQLVDSFSETELLGIADALALFAEQLEQLNQIEEPSEQRVLLVDFHKALDDFIHRPQTGIWQYLLASLSDSHWPEPLPEEDCEFLAELLEQDCQKLTEQSSETVSGYVADTTVQTEPEVVEDSAVITQPFISSLSAGWAEQVAQLSESDTGQGIELLHLLAEEAGDAEYTGFADLFALVAEQWQSECENPQRPELQHQTIRLLTELQPEVVDTLLLLMSEPRWQEPLPEDDRVFLQPLLLSDLHRLNPADKVEPVAESEPPVLTVVAEPEPEPEPEPEPEPEPEPEPEPVSDIQPEPELQELPPLFCQVALEQLQQPGPQLDPAVLQMLTGSLQQLEALWQQTDSRPEATATLLNRSQQLFEPVIRAMQTVHLSGAADIVQGLRVNIDWLQQHPARLQAQMLLQISALLGDLITYLDDINDDSRQQVLLDQLEALELPASPTEEQISYIGGLLSLARLQTAQTIEQELAGEGDIQLHIATDIDPQLLEMLFSELPVLSEQLSEQLQDVADNQSADAMREAQRAAHTLKGLANMAGISGIANLTHRLEDILELYTEAGQLPAKRLCDDLTAITDTLAMMCEAVINQSAAPENAQSMLQLLMDWHYRLRRDGLDLSSEELAQSATQLSESQPELQALSEDTSNEPSPDAGERSQEQTLFRVPHTTLDELMRLAGEGTTLNTQLDEQIMQLRSYVRLSRDRQRILQRIMFELEQQLNEQFTMQSANDADDSFDALEMDRYNEMHTSMSRLQEAAADIQEVEQLMDRHVRRTGELHIAQSGVQKETLERVLSTRLVDVKSIAARLHRVVRQACRSTGKQAELIIEGESVRIDSNILSQLTSPLMHIIRNAVDHGLESPEQRQNAGKPRQGRIELRFWLDKDQVRVDCSDDGSGIDTDRIREVAIQRKLIGSDIQLSRREAERLILIPGFSTREEISQLSGRGIGMDVVHQQIMRLQGVLDIRSDAGQGTTFEMSMPSSALMIKTLLVRSGGQIYALASHGLEQTMISLDGVLLDTADGMKFEHNGEQFPVYGLEALLGEHGTPYTPGEVHPVLLVNLGQGEKAAVMVRELIAHRELAFKPMGEYLPDLPGIPGLTILANGDTAAVIDLPARIRYKLANQQNLFNPVSMQSDLSLPKLLVVDDSLSARASLSTLLRDTGYDVSTAIDGLDAMNQMRKKRPDLVLTDLEMPRMGGMELTSMIRGREGMSDIPVLMITSRTTQRHRDEANSSGVSVFLTKPWTENALLDHVQTLLQTTTQTA; via the coding sequence ATGATCCGTGAAAGCATCACCGCAGCAGAACAATTTCTGGCTTTATTGCAGCGACAGATTGAAACTCAACCGAACACCGGAGAGTTGATTGAGTCGCTGCAGCAGCTGGTTGACTCATTCAGTGAGACTGAACTACTGGGCATTGCTGATGCTCTGGCGCTGTTTGCAGAGCAGCTTGAACAACTGAATCAGATTGAAGAGCCTTCCGAACAGCGGGTGCTGTTGGTTGATTTTCATAAAGCGCTGGATGATTTTATCCATCGCCCCCAAACCGGTATCTGGCAGTATCTTCTCGCTAGCCTGAGTGATAGTCACTGGCCGGAACCGCTTCCTGAAGAGGATTGCGAGTTTCTGGCAGAACTGCTGGAGCAGGACTGCCAGAAACTGACAGAACAGAGTTCGGAAACCGTGTCAGGATATGTTGCCGATACCACGGTTCAAACCGAACCGGAAGTCGTTGAAGACTCCGCTGTGATCACGCAGCCATTCATCAGCTCCCTCTCTGCCGGCTGGGCTGAACAGGTTGCACAGCTGTCCGAATCGGATACCGGGCAGGGGATAGAACTACTGCACCTGCTGGCAGAGGAAGCAGGAGATGCCGAGTACACCGGCTTTGCCGATCTGTTTGCGCTGGTTGCCGAGCAGTGGCAGTCCGAGTGTGAGAATCCACAACGGCCAGAGCTACAACACCAGACCATCAGATTGCTGACAGAGTTGCAGCCCGAGGTTGTTGATACGCTGTTGTTACTGATGAGCGAGCCTCGCTGGCAGGAGCCCTTACCGGAAGATGATCGGGTGTTTTTACAGCCATTGCTGCTGTCTGATCTGCACCGGCTGAATCCGGCGGATAAGGTCGAACCGGTCGCTGAGTCAGAACCACCGGTTTTGACTGTTGTTGCAGAACCAGAACCAGAACCAGAACCAGAACCAGAACCAGAACCAGAACCAGAACCAGAACCAGAACCTGTCAGTGACATACAACCTGAGCCGGAGCTGCAAGAACTACCGCCACTGTTCTGTCAGGTGGCACTGGAGCAACTGCAACAACCCGGGCCACAGCTGGATCCGGCGGTGCTGCAGATGCTGACCGGGTCACTACAACAGCTTGAAGCGCTGTGGCAGCAGACCGATAGCCGTCCTGAAGCGACTGCAACCCTGCTGAATCGCTCGCAACAGCTATTTGAGCCAGTTATCCGGGCGATGCAAACAGTGCATCTGTCCGGTGCGGCCGACATTGTTCAGGGACTCCGGGTTAATATCGACTGGTTGCAGCAGCATCCGGCACGCTTACAGGCGCAAATGCTGTTGCAGATCAGCGCCCTGCTCGGAGATCTGATCACGTATCTGGATGACATTAACGATGACTCCCGGCAGCAGGTCTTGCTGGATCAGCTTGAGGCGCTGGAGCTTCCTGCGAGTCCGACCGAGGAGCAGATCAGTTACATTGGTGGTTTGTTGTCACTGGCGCGGCTGCAAACAGCACAAACCATTGAGCAGGAGCTGGCAGGCGAGGGCGATATTCAACTGCATATTGCGACAGATATTGATCCCCAGTTGCTGGAGATGCTGTTCAGCGAGCTGCCGGTTTTATCTGAGCAATTGTCAGAACAGCTTCAGGATGTCGCAGACAACCAGAGTGCCGATGCGATGCGCGAGGCGCAACGTGCTGCCCACACTCTCAAAGGTCTGGCTAATATGGCGGGTATCAGTGGCATTGCTAACCTGACCCACCGGCTGGAAGATATACTCGAGCTCTATACCGAGGCGGGACAGCTTCCGGCAAAACGGCTTTGCGATGACCTGACGGCAATCACCGATACCCTTGCGATGATGTGTGAGGCCGTGATAAATCAGTCAGCGGCGCCTGAGAACGCTCAGAGCATGTTGCAGCTGTTAATGGACTGGCATTATCGGTTACGCCGTGACGGGCTGGATCTGAGCAGTGAGGAGCTTGCGCAGAGTGCAACGCAGTTGTCCGAGTCTCAACCCGAACTGCAAGCGCTGTCAGAAGACACTTCAAACGAGCCATCTCCGGACGCCGGAGAGAGGAGTCAGGAACAGACACTTTTCCGGGTACCGCACACAACTCTGGATGAGCTGATGCGCCTTGCCGGTGAAGGCACCACCCTGAATACGCAGTTAGATGAACAGATTATGCAACTGCGCAGCTATGTTCGTCTCAGCCGTGACCGTCAGCGGATATTGCAGCGGATTATGTTTGAGCTTGAGCAGCAACTGAATGAGCAGTTCACCATGCAATCGGCAAATGATGCTGACGACAGCTTTGATGCGCTGGAGATGGACCGTTATAACGAGATGCATACCAGTATGTCCCGGTTACAGGAGGCAGCTGCCGATATTCAGGAAGTAGAGCAACTGATGGACCGTCATGTTCGTCGCACCGGCGAGTTGCATATCGCCCAGTCAGGGGTGCAGAAAGAGACTCTGGAGCGGGTGCTCAGCACCCGTCTGGTGGACGTGAAATCGATTGCTGCCCGATTGCACCGGGTGGTGCGTCAGGCGTGTCGCAGTACCGGAAAACAGGCCGAGCTGATTATTGAGGGAGAGTCTGTCCGGATTGACAGCAATATACTCAGTCAGCTGACCAGTCCGCTGATGCATATTATTCGAAATGCGGTTGATCATGGTCTGGAAAGTCCGGAACAGAGACAGAATGCCGGAAAGCCGCGACAGGGGCGGATCGAGCTGCGCTTCTGGCTGGACAAGGATCAGGTCCGGGTTGATTGTAGCGACGATGGCAGCGGTATTGATACTGACCGGATTCGTGAAGTGGCAATCCAGCGGAAGCTGATCGGTTCGGATATTCAGTTAAGCCGGCGTGAGGCGGAGCGGCTGATCCTTATTCCGGGATTCTCAACCCGCGAAGAGATCAGTCAGCTGTCTGGCCGGGGCATCGGAATGGATGTTGTGCATCAGCAGATCATGCGTTTGCAGGGCGTTCTGGATATCCGCTCGGATGCAGGGCAGGGCACCACCTTCGAGATGTCGATGCCCTCCAGTGCGCTGATGATAAAAACGCTATTGGTACGCTCTGGTGGACAGATCTATGCATTGGCCAGTCACGGTCTGGAGCAGACGATGATCTCACTGGACGGCGTGCTGCTTGATACCGCTGACGGGATGAAGTTTGAACACAATGGAGAACAGTTTCCTGTTTACGGCCTGGAAGCGCTGTTGGGTGAGCATGGCACGCCATACACGCCGGGAGAGGTTCATCCGGTGTTGCTGGTAAATCTGGGACAGGGGGAAAAGGCGGCGGTCATGGTGCGGGAGCTGATCGCCCACCGGGAGCTGGCGTTCAAGCCGATGGGCGAGTATCTGCCTGACCTGCCGGGTATCCCGGGGCTGACTATTCTGGCGAACGGTGATACCGCTGCGGTAATCGATCTGCCCGCCAGAATTCGTTATAAGCTGGCGAATCAGCAGAACCTGTTTAATCCGGTATCGATGCAGAGCGATCTGAGCCTGCCGAAGCTTCTGGTGGTGGATGACTCACTCAGTGCAAGAGCCTCACTGTCAACCTTGTTGCGGGATACCGGCTATGATGTCAGCACCGCAATTGATGGTCTGGATGCCATGAATCAGATGCGGAAAAAACGTCCGGATCTGGTGCTCACAGATCTGGAGATGCCGCGGATGGGAGGGATGGAGCTGACCAGTATGATTCGTGGCCGGGAAGGGATGAGTGATATTCCGGTACTGATGATCACCTCAAGAACAACACAGCGGCATCGTGATGAAGCAAATAGCTCAGGGGTCAGCGTTTTTCTGACAAAGCCCTGGACAGAAAATGCACTGCTGGATCATGTGCAAACCCTGTTACAAACAACCACGCAAACAGCCTGA
- a CDS encoding response regulator, translated as MSKKILVVEDDPVQQQRICDVLKSVDAEIIIAVNGQQGISKAIEERPDLILMDVVMPEVDGFAACRQITSGDETREIPVVIVSSKNQEADKVWAQLQGAKAMIAKPFSDQELVDQVNAFL; from the coding sequence ATGAGTAAGAAAATTCTGGTCGTTGAAGATGATCCCGTACAGCAGCAACGTATCTGCGATGTACTGAAAAGCGTTGATGCCGAGATTATTATTGCGGTGAATGGGCAACAGGGGATTAGCAAGGCGATTGAGGAAAGACCGGATCTTATTCTTATGGATGTGGTAATGCCCGAAGTGGATGGTTTTGCCGCCTGTCGACAGATCACTTCAGGTGATGAGACCCGGGAGATCCCGGTGGTTATCGTTTCCAGTAAAAACCAGGAAGCGGATAAAGTCTGGGCGCAGCTTCAGGGGGCAAAAGCGATGATCGCCAAGCCTTTTTCTGATCAGGAGCTGGTGGATCAGGTAAACGCATTTCTCTAA
- a CDS encoding response regulator codes for MNIGTIGFPADQQQKLSRILELSRNQRYELVAFDPQMPPDLLLLFGEQAVADPALEQLSDGYRSRMIQVSKEAPAESGLGHIRYPLVSSRVIRTLDEMTSENEEQCDDLQAAAAAAEERFSKYAAVAIELPQPVPQQDNYRVLVVDDNSAMQQALTLELEKLPAVVELAYADNGEQALDKVSGEPFDFIFLDVMMPGIDGFETCTRMRELPALKKTPIIMLTSKTSPLDEVKGIMAGCSTYLTKPIDPDEFQKVIGRVSSWVNEFKRT; via the coding sequence ATGAATATTGGAACTATAGGCTTTCCCGCCGATCAGCAGCAGAAGCTGTCACGGATACTCGAATTATCGAGAAATCAGCGTTATGAACTGGTGGCCTTTGATCCACAAATGCCTCCGGATCTGTTATTACTGTTCGGTGAGCAAGCGGTTGCGGATCCTGCTCTGGAGCAACTGTCTGACGGTTATCGTTCGCGGATGATTCAGGTGAGTAAAGAGGCGCCGGCAGAGAGTGGCCTGGGACATATCCGTTATCCGCTGGTGTCGTCCCGGGTTATCCGCACTCTGGATGAGATGACCTCTGAAAATGAGGAGCAGTGTGATGATCTTCAGGCTGCAGCTGCCGCAGCAGAGGAACGTTTCAGTAAATATGCAGCGGTCGCGATTGAGCTGCCGCAGCCAGTGCCACAGCAGGATAATTATCGGGTGCTGGTGGTGGATGACAATAGTGCGATGCAACAGGCACTAACGCTGGAGCTGGAAAAGCTACCCGCTGTGGTTGAGCTAGCCTATGCTGATAATGGGGAACAGGCATTAGATAAAGTCAGCGGTGAGCCGTTTGATTTTATTTTTCTGGATGTGATGATGCCCGGCATTGATGGGTTTGAAACCTGCACCCGAATGCGCGAGCTGCCAGCACTGAAGAAAACCCCGATTATTATGCTGACCTCTAAAACCTCGCCTCTGGATGAGGTAAAAGGGATTATGGCGGGTTGTTCTACCTATCTGACCAAGCCAATAGATCCGGATGAATTTCAGAAGGTCATTGGCAGGGTATCCAGTTGGGTGAATGAGTTTAAGCGAACCTAG
- the phoR gene encoding phosphate regulon sensor histidine kinase PhoR, producing MYNSSHTIAGNLLLTVVVGLFLGFIIGYPGWTLALALILWGIYQVRQFKRLQQWLMREDHTDVPESNGYWGELFDEISRDQKRQLQRAQSLRKVIHRFQQSSAALSDAIVIIDAQNHLEWWNRAAEKLLGMKAQTDRGRSVMNLLRDPRFVRYYRKSQYDDPLQLTSPVHKDSVLEYRITRFGDGDRILVARDITRLKQLEQTRQDFVANASHELRTPLTVIRGYLETFLDQDLPRPMLRGLSQMENQSRRMENLVADLLLLSRLETSAHVSDELPVPIHSMIARIREDALVLGQDKDQTIDMDLQESSALLGQESEIYSAISNLVFNAVRYTPAGGKIQLRWWTDKEGGHFAVKDNGPGIDSIHLPRLQERFYRVDESRSSDSGGTGLGLAIVKHVMLRHGGKLTISSQLDKGSTFTCHFPHELVIPAAAREKAQ from the coding sequence ATGTACAACTCCAGCCATACAATAGCCGGCAACCTGCTGCTAACCGTGGTTGTCGGGCTGTTTCTGGGTTTTATTATCGGCTATCCCGGCTGGACCCTGGCACTGGCACTGATCCTCTGGGGGATCTATCAGGTCAGGCAGTTTAAGCGTTTACAGCAGTGGCTGATGCGCGAAGACCACACCGATGTCCCGGAAAGTAACGGCTACTGGGGTGAACTGTTTGATGAGATCTCCAGAGACCAGAAACGTCAGCTCCAGCGGGCCCAGTCGTTACGAAAAGTTATTCACCGGTTTCAACAATCCTCTGCTGCCCTCAGCGATGCTATCGTCATTATCGATGCCCAGAACCACCTGGAGTGGTGGAACAGGGCGGCGGAAAAGCTCTTAGGAATGAAAGCTCAGACCGACCGCGGACGTTCAGTCATGAATCTGTTGCGTGATCCCCGTTTTGTCCGCTACTACCGCAAAAGCCAATATGATGATCCGCTGCAGCTGACATCACCGGTGCATAAAGATAGCGTCCTCGAATACCGCATTACCCGCTTTGGTGATGGTGACCGGATTCTGGTCGCCCGGGACATCACCCGCCTGAAGCAACTTGAACAGACCCGTCAGGATTTCGTTGCCAACGCCTCCCACGAGCTGCGTACGCCACTCACTGTGATTCGCGGCTACCTTGAGACATTCCTTGATCAGGACCTGCCACGGCCTATGCTGCGAGGTCTGAGCCAGATGGAAAACCAGTCCCGTCGCATGGAAAACCTGGTCGCCGACCTGCTGCTGCTTTCCCGACTGGAAACCAGCGCCCATGTCTCCGATGAGCTGCCGGTTCCGATCCATTCAATGATCGCGCGCATCCGCGAGGATGCTCTGGTACTGGGGCAGGATAAAGATCAGACTATCGATATGGATCTGCAAGAAAGCAGCGCCCTGCTGGGCCAGGAATCCGAGATCTACAGCGCCATCTCAAACCTGGTCTTTAACGCGGTACGCTACACTCCGGCCGGAGGCAAAATCCAGCTCCGCTGGTGGACCGATAAAGAGGGTGGCCACTTCGCCGTTAAAGATAACGGACCGGGGATCGACAGTATCCACCTGCCTCGTTTACAGGAACGTTTCTACCGGGTGGATGAAAGCCGCTCATCCGATAGCGGCGGTACCGGTCTCGGACTGGCGATTGTAAAACATGTCATGCTGCGGCATGGCGGCAAACTGACCATCAGCAGCCAACTGGACAAAGGCAGTACCTTCACCTGCCACTTCCCCCATGAACTGGTCATTCCCGCTGCCGCCAGGGAAAAAGCCCAGTAA
- the cysZ gene encoding sulfate transporter CysZ translates to MKGNPLRGANYFLRGLAMLPEKGIRHFVVVPLLINIFLFTGAIWLLFDQMGYWIDYLLSSILPDWDWLQFLRYILWPLVAALVLILVYYSFSVVANIIAAPFNGILSEKVEQRLRGVTVTDSGWKEILALIPRTVARELAKLFYYLPRLLFLIILAFIPVLGMVAPVLLFLFGCWMMAIQYCDYPMDNNRVSFRDMKDTLKQRRLTSVGFGGLISVGMMIPLFNLLIMPAAVVGATIFWVEEYTDGSEIDLSGLMRQQQLDDKRS, encoded by the coding sequence ATGAAAGGAAATCCGTTACGCGGCGCAAACTATTTCTTGCGCGGTCTGGCGATGTTGCCAGAGAAGGGAATTCGGCACTTTGTTGTGGTGCCTCTGTTAATCAATATTTTTCTGTTTACCGGTGCCATCTGGTTGCTGTTTGATCAGATGGGCTACTGGATCGATTATCTTCTCAGTTCAATACTGCCTGACTGGGACTGGTTGCAGTTTTTGCGTTATATCCTTTGGCCGCTGGTGGCGGCGCTGGTGCTGATTTTGGTGTATTACAGTTTTAGCGTTGTCGCAAATATTATCGCCGCACCATTCAATGGTATTTTGTCCGAAAAAGTTGAGCAGCGTTTACGCGGTGTCACGGTCACGGATTCCGGCTGGAAGGAGATTCTGGCGCTGATCCCCAGAACGGTTGCCCGGGAGCTTGCTAAGCTGTTCTATTACCTGCCCCGGTTATTGTTTCTGATTATTCTGGCCTTTATACCGGTACTGGGAATGGTTGCACCCGTGCTGCTGTTCCTGTTTGGTTGCTGGATGATGGCGATACAGTACTGCGATTACCCGATGGATAATAACCGGGTAAGTTTTCGCGATATGAAAGACACCCTTAAACAGCGCCGGTTGACCTCAGTGGGGTTTGGCGGACTGATCTCTGTGGGTATGATGATTCCGCTGTTCAACCTGTTGATTATGCCTGCGGCGGTGGTGGGTGCGACGATCTTCTGGGTTGAGGAGTATACCGATGGCAGTGAGATTGATCTTTCCGGGTTAATGCGTCAGCAGCAGTTAGACGATAAACGTAGTTAA